The Acidobacteriota bacterium genomic interval GAAGAGTGTGACGCGCTTGCGGGTCAAAGCGGACGAGTACATCCACGTCGCTTTCAGGACCAAAATCGTCTCGCAACACTGAACCAAACACCGCCAATTCAATGATGCGCCAACGCCGGCAAAAGGCAGCGATTTCTTCCTCTGGAAGGGCGATGCGTGATGTCATTGATCTATCTGGATTTCTTTCTGGCTCTCAGTAGCCCGATCGTCGACCATGTTGCCGCAGCAGTGCCGGCGACCGCCGGTATTGAAAGGCTCCGGGGTACGAGGTCACAAGGGTCACCACTGGCGCTTCCCGCAGCGCCTGTTCCGGCGAAGAGAATCCTTGGGGACAACTCGCCCGAAACAACCCTATCGGCCGATGTCGTTACGGAGCCGGGACTCGAATTCGAAATTTGCTGCGAAGGTCTTCTACGAACACTTTCAGTGACCGCTCCATCCTTCCGGCCCGGTACAAATCCATCTTTTCTGCGAGTTCGGCCGCGAACTCAATCCCACCGAGGGTCTGAGGATGCCCTCCCATCTGAACCGCTTTCCGAAGAATCGCCTTATAGTAATTTCTTTCGCATTTTTCGGAACCGAGATCAGGTTGATAGCCGACAACTTCGTAGAAGGAATTCACATCTGCCATATACCAACGCTCGATATGGGGGTCGGGACAGGCCGCAACCAGCAGATGACGATACTCTTGTCCCACTGCATCTTCGATACTGGATCTGGTTTGTGCAAAGCTATTGCAGTTGGAGTCGATGGCGACAATGATCATATCCAGGGGGGCATCGAGGCCAAGATGTCGCCGATACCGCAGATAGAATTCAAGCTCACTGAACACTCGTGGGTGACCACCGCGCGCCGTTCGTACTTGGCTACGGACGTCTACGCCTTCTTCCAAGGCAATGCGCTTCACCAATGGCACAAGCAGATTCTCGTGCGCTGCGTCTTCCATAAACAGCTCGACGGCCAGAGCTTCATTCATTGAGCCATCCACGCATGACCATGAATTCGAAGATGCCATCTTCCGTCTTACTCGTGAGATTGCTCATGATGTCGGGCTGATCGAACAACTCGACAGGGGGATCGAAGCGCTGGATTTGAGTTTCCCGGCCTACGCGGCGAACGTTGTACAAAGCGATATCGCCATGTGGCCGCCCCCGGGCTTCTTTGAGCACGGCATCGCAAAATAGCGGCGAGTGGGTCGTCACGACGACTTGGCGTTCTTGCTCCACAGCCATTGCCGTCAGCATTTTGGCAATCAGTTCTATCCGTCTCGGATGCACACCATTCTCGGGTTCCTCGAACGCAAGAAGCGAGCCACTCCACGGATTCGCTGAGATTGCACAGAGCGCCAGCACTCGGAGTGTCCCCTCGGAAACGACGCGGGAAGAGTAGTTGGTGCCGTTCTGCTGAACGTTGATGTCAAGAATGCCTCGACGCTCGTCCAGATCGATGTCGAATGCCTCGACGCTTGGAATTATCGATTGCACAGTTCGGACGACCGATTCAAAGTTCTTTCTGCGCTCTGCCTTGAGTTTGTAGAGGAAGGCTGCGATGTCCTCTCCGAACACACCTATATCAAACACATCCAGTGGTGGCGAAGCACGCCGCATCGCCAGCCGCGGATCCAGGTAGTAGGTTCTCCAGCCGAAGAGTTCTTCCCGAACCCGTTCGATGTACTTGTGTGCCGGGCTTCCTAACCGTGGGTCGGAGAGGATGGCGTAGTTCTGATTGAGGTCCTCGAAACGAGGTCTCCCGCCCCCACTCTGGCGCCGGATCTTCAAACGCTGAGGCTCCGATTCCACTTCAATTGCCGGCACTCCTTTCTCATTTCCGGTCGTTGACAGAGCCGACAGATACTCGTCACAGTTGGCCAGAGCACCCGACTTGGAGGCGATTTCCACCTCGATTCGATAACGGTAACGGTTCTTTCTGATTTTTCGCCCGTCAGGGATTGCCAAGTCTGCAGAAATCGAAAACCTGGCGGTAGATTTCGAGAGTAATTCCGGGATTCCACCGGCCGGCAGAGCAAATGCTTCGATCGGGTATCCCCGAATCATTTGTCCACCGAGGGCATCCATCAGCGTGCGCTCTGTACCGATCCTCGACAGAGCTTGGATCGCGTCGAGGAGGTTGCTCTTTCCCGCGGCATTAGGTCCGAAGAGAATCGTCAGCCGGGGAAATTCCATTGAAATGTTGGAGAGTGATTTGAAACTACGAACAGTCAGGTTCTGAATCATCGTCTCCGTCTCCTAAGGGCGATGCGGCCTCGCGATATGGGCCATGACCTCCACGATTATCGTCCACGATCGCGACTTTGCAGGGTCCATCTTCCCACCGGCGGAAGCAGATTCGCCTCTGCGCATTGATCCGGATGCGGAACTGGCCGCCTTGAAGCCCAAAGGAGAAGGATACATGTACAGGCAAGATGCCCGGAAGCCAAACCCCAGCGCGAAGACCGTTCCCCGGAAATTCAGACCTTGGGAATTGAGGGACAGGTGCTCTTACGGAGTCCCCTTGGCATTTGCGAACGGCTTCCCGATTCCACTTCCCGGCTACATTCCACTACCATTTACCGCGGGATGGGCAGTTCCAGCCGCGCAGTTCGAATCACCTGGGTTTCGACCCTGCTACTGGTCGCTCTGGGATTTCCGGTCCGAGGTGCCGACCCGCCGGTGTTGCTCCGGGCGTCTCCGCCCGGCAAGGCCATCGTGACGCTGCCGGGAGGCGAACTCTGCATTCTCTACATGGTCTCCGGAAAACACTGCGCCTCGATCCGCTCCATCGACGGAGGAGTCACCTGGAGCGAGCCCCGGGTCGAGTTCGAGTTCAGGAATCCCGCCGGCGTTCCGGTGGTGCTGGTAGACCGGGAGGGAGAGCTGCACGCCTTCATGCTGGTGCTGCGGGGCGCCGGGCGGACGCCGACCGTGGATTACTTCTACGACATCTGGCATGCGGCGACGCGGGACGGCCGGTCCCGGTGGTCCGATCCCAAGAGGATCTTCGAAGGCTATGTGGGGGCCTTGAACGGGGTCCTCCAACTCGAGAGCGGAAGGATCGTGCTGCCCCAGCAGTTCTGGGTTCCGGGATTGCGGTCGGAGCCGCCCACGGGGTCCCACGTGGTCACCACCAGCACCTCGGACGACGGCGGCCGGAGCTGGCGGCTCTCGCCGGCGCGGCTCACCTCTCCCTGCCACAGCGGCTACATCGGCAGCAACTACGGCGCGACCGAACCGGTGGCGGTCCAGCTTCGGGATGGACGGGTCTGGATGTTGATCCGGACCCAGACAGGATTCCTCTACGAATCGTTCTCCCCGGACGGGGTCGAGTGGTCCGAGGCCAGGCCCACCCGCTTCCGCTCCTCCAACTCTCCGGCCAACCTGTTGCGCCTGCCCGACGGCCGGCTGGTGGTGTTCTGGAACAACTGCGAGAACCCGTCGCGCGTGGACGGAGAGGCCGTGTACACGACGCGCGATGCCCTCCACGTGGCCATCTCCGGCGACGAAGGAAGGACCTGGAAGGGATACCGGGAGGCCTTCCGGGATCCCAACCGCAACCGGCCCCCTCCCCGGCGCGGCGACCGCGGGACCGCCTATCCCTTTTCCACGGCGACCCGAGACGGAAAGGTCATCCTGGCGACGGGTCAGGGACAGGGCCGGATCGCCCTGGTGCGCATCGACCCGGAATGGATCGGGGCCTCCGCCCGGGAGGACGACTTCTCTGCGGGGTTGGAGGGCTGGAGCGTCTTCAAGCCCTTCGGTCCCGCCGAATACTACTGGCGCGACCGGGTCCAGGGTCCCCGGCTGGTGGATCATCCCACCCGGGAGGGCGCCAAGGCGCTTCAGGTGCGGCGGCCCGATGAGAAGAGCGGCGACGAGGCGGTCTGGAACTTTCCGGCCGGAAGGCGAGGGCAGGTCTCACTCCGGGTCCTGCTGCCGGAAGGCTTCGGGGGCGGAGTCATCGCTCTCGCCGACCGGTTTATTCAGCCGGCCGAGCCGGCGGCCGAACGGTTGGAGGTTTTCCGGCTTCATTTGGACGCGGCTGGAAGGATCGAGGGCGGACCGGTCCTGGCCAAGGGCCGCTGGCATGCTCTCCGCCTCGCCTGGGACCTGAATCGCAACCGCTGCTCGGTCGCGGTCGACGGCAAGACCGCATTGGACCTGCCCCGGCTGAATAACGACAATGATCCTCTGAGCTACTTGCGGCTGCGCTCCAGCGCCACGTCGCCGGACCCGGCTGGAATGCTCATCGATCGGGTCGCAGCGACGAGGGAC includes:
- a CDS encoding nucleotidyltransferase domain-containing protein — translated: MTSRIALPEEEIAAFCRRWRIIELAVFGSVLRDDFGPESDVDVLVRFDPQARHTLLDVAQMQDELSSTLDREADLVERAAVERSPNYIRRRAILQSAEIVYAA
- a CDS encoding AAA family ATPase, translated to MIQNLTVRSFKSLSNISMEFPRLTILFGPNAAGKSNLLDAIQALSRIGTERTLMDALGGQMIRGYPIEAFALPAGGIPELLSKSTARFSISADLAIPDGRKIRKNRYRYRIEVEIASKSGALANCDEYLSALSTTGNEKGVPAIEVESEPQRLKIRRQSGGGRPRFEDLNQNYAILSDPRLGSPAHKYIERVREELFGWRTYYLDPRLAMRRASPPLDVFDIGVFGEDIAAFLYKLKAERRKNFESVVRTVQSIIPSVEAFDIDLDERRGILDINVQQNGTNYSSRVVSEGTLRVLALCAISANPWSGSLLAFEEPENGVHPRRIELIAKMLTAMAVEQERQVVVTTHSPLFCDAVLKEARGRPHGDIALYNVRRVGRETQIQRFDPPVELFDQPDIMSNLTSKTEDGIFEFMVMRGWLNE
- a CDS encoding sialidase family protein — its product is MGSSSRAVRITWVSTLLLVALGFPVRGADPPVLLRASPPGKAIVTLPGGELCILYMVSGKHCASIRSIDGGVTWSEPRVEFEFRNPAGVPVVLVDREGELHAFMLVLRGAGRTPTVDYFYDIWHAATRDGRSRWSDPKRIFEGYVGALNGVLQLESGRIVLPQQFWVPGLRSEPPTGSHVVTTSTSDDGGRSWRLSPARLTSPCHSGYIGSNYGATEPVAVQLRDGRVWMLIRTQTGFLYESFSPDGVEWSEARPTRFRSSNSPANLLRLPDGRLVVFWNNCENPSRVDGEAVYTTRDALHVAISGDEGRTWKGYREAFRDPNRNRPPPRRGDRGTAYPFSTATRDGKVILATGQGQGRIALVRIDPEWIGASAREDDFSAGLEGWSVFKPFGPAEYYWRDRVQGPRLVDHPTREGAKALQVRRPDEKSGDEAVWNFPAGRRGQVSLRVLLPEGFGGGVIALADRFIQPAEPAAERLEVFRLHLDAAGRIEGGPVLAKGRWHALRLAWDLNRNRCSVAVDGKTALDLPRLNNDNDPLSYLRLRSSATSPDPAGMLIDRVAATRDE